The following proteins come from a genomic window of Paenibacillus swuensis:
- a CDS encoding TatD family hydrolase, with product MLFDTHTHLDAKAFDEDREEVIERARANGVSKIINVGFNRETIPTTMKLAESYDFIYAAVGWHPQDAVTMKAEDLDWIEELCNHPKVVAIGEIGLDYYWDTSPKDVQQRVFREQIRLARKVNKPIVIHNRDAHQDVVQILREEKAEEVGGVMHCYSGSWEIAQACLDMNFYISFGGPVTFKNAKQPKEVLARVPLDRLLIETDAPYLTPHPHRGKRNETGYVTLVAEAASQIKEISMDEIARITMENACKLFSITR from the coding sequence ATGTTATTTGATACACATACCCATCTGGATGCGAAAGCTTTCGACGAGGATCGGGAAGAGGTGATTGAAAGAGCGAGAGCTAATGGTGTTTCCAAAATAATAAATGTGGGCTTTAACCGCGAGACCATACCCACAACAATGAAATTGGCCGAATCCTATGATTTCATTTACGCCGCTGTTGGCTGGCACCCTCAAGATGCAGTTACAATGAAAGCGGAAGATCTCGATTGGATCGAGGAACTGTGTAACCACCCTAAAGTTGTGGCCATCGGTGAAATTGGATTGGATTACTATTGGGATACCTCACCTAAAGACGTTCAGCAACGGGTGTTCCGCGAACAGATTCGCCTTGCCCGTAAAGTCAACAAACCGATTGTTATCCATAATCGGGATGCCCATCAAGATGTTGTACAAATTCTTCGAGAGGAGAAGGCGGAAGAGGTCGGCGGGGTGATGCATTGTTATTCGGGCAGCTGGGAGATCGCGCAAGCTTGTCTGGACATGAATTTCTATATATCATTCGGAGGCCCGGTTACGTTCAAGAATGCCAAACAACCGAAAGAGGTGTTAGCAAGAGTTCCGCTGGACCGATTATTAATCGAGACGGATGCTCCATATTTAACGCCGCACCCGCATCGGGGTAAACGAAATGAAACCGGATATGTGACTTTAGTCGCAGAAGCCGCTTCCCAGATTAAGGAAATAAGTATGGATGAAATAGCCCGAATCACCATGGAAAACGCATGCAAATTATTCTCGATAACACGATAA